The sequence CGCGCGGCACGCTGCGCGAGGACCTGCACTACCGGCTGCATCAGGCGCAGGTGGACCTGCAGAAGGACGGCCTGCGGGACCTGCTGAAGCAGCGCTGGGCGCGGCAGGCGGAGCAGCTCGCGGCGAAGCAGGCCGCGGCGAAGGCCGCCGAGGAGAAGGCTCGCGCCGCCGCCGACGCGCGCCGCCCCGGGACGGTGACGCGGACTGCGCCCAAGCGGAAGGTGATGCCCGTGACGCGCAAGTCGGCGACGACGACGCGCAACGCGGTTCGCTGAAGACGCGCTCCCTGTTGCAGTTGCAGCGGCATGGCGCCCACCCGTGAGAGGGTGCGGCGTCGTGCCCGCGCGTTTGTTTCCGGCGCGAAGCTCCAGGCAACGCGGTTCCCTTTCCGTCAGCCGGTGTGCTGGCGTGCCGTCATCGGTGCGCCGCCATCCACGCGGGGAGGACACGTGAAGCTGGAGCTCGTGAAGGGAGACATCACCAAGGTCGACGCGGACGCCATCGTCAACGCGGCCAACAGCTCGTTGCTGGGAGGCGGCGGCGTGGACGGCGCCATCCACCGCGCCGCGGGCCCCGAGCTGCTCGCCGAGTGCCGCGACCTGCGCGGTTGTCCCGCGGGCCAGGCGAAGCTGACGAAGGGCTATCGGCTCCCCGCGCGCCACGTCATCCACACGGTGGGCCCGGTGTGGCGGGGCGGAAATGCCTCCGAGGAGGCCGTGCTCGCGCGCTGCTACAAGAGTGTCTTCGCGCTCGTGGAGCAGCACGGGCTGCGCTCCGTGGCCTTCCCGTCCATCTCCACCGGCGCGTATGGCTTCCCGATTGAGAAGGCCGCGCCCATCGCCCTGCGCGAAATCCACGCCGCGCTGGAGCGGCTGCCACGTCTCGAGAAGGTCACAGTGGTGCTTTTCTCACCCGGGGACCTCGAGGTGTATCAGCGCGCGCTCGCCGCGGCGCCGGCCTCCAATCCGGGCGGGAATGTGTGAACCGGGAAAACTGGGCTAAGGTTGACGCACTGCTTTCCCACCCATCCCGGAGCAAGACATGACGCAGGAGAACGCCAACAAGCCGAAGCGGGGTCTCAAGCGGCCCGTCGAGGTGGTTCGTGCCGAGCTGCTCAAGGACCCGGAGACGAAGAAGATCGCCGAGGCCGTGAGCATGAAGCTCGAGGACTACGTGGAGCTGGTCCTCAAGTACGCCCAGGACAAGGACAAGGAGCCCGAGCTCGCCGTCGTCTCCGACGAGGAGCTGAAGAAGAACGGCTTCACCCCCATGTCCACCGACGAGGTCGCCACCCTCATCGTCAAGGGCATGAAGGGCGAGCTGCCCGGCTCTCCTCCGGACTTCGAGGCCTCCAAGTTCACCCAGGGGAAGTCGGCGGCCGGAAAGCCCTCGCTGTCGCCGCAGCAGGAGCAGGCCTCCGCTCCGCAGGACCCCGCCGCCCAGCAGGCGCTGCTGGATCAGCTCAAGCGCGGCGGGAGCGGCGGTAACCGCGCGTAATGCCGTGCGCCGGACACGTGCCGGGGCGGAAATTCGACCGATAAATCACGAGGAAACAAATCGGCCGGTATTCCGAGAATCCCTCTGAGCTTCATCTCCGGCACAAAATCTTCCTCAAACTTCAAGAAATCCAAGGGGTACTACCATGGGCGGCATCGGCAAGATCGTCAGCAAGGTTACCGAGACGGTTGGCAAGGTCGCGGAGACGGTCAGCAAGGTTGCTGGCGGCATCGCGGACATTGGCGGCAAGGCGCTCGAGTTCCTGAAGAAGCCGGTGGGCGAGCTGGTGGAGCCCATCGCCAAGAAGATTGGCGAGAAGGTCGGCAACCTCCCGTTCGTGGGCAAGTTCCTCGGCCCCATCGCCGAGGGCCTGGTGAAGAAGGGCGCGACGTCGCTGCTGGGCGAGGGCCCCCTGGGCGGCCTCGGCTTCCTGGCGAAGCTGACCCCCAAGCTGGAGGACCTGACCAAGCTCGCGCAGAACGTGCGCACGGCGGCGGACAAGGTCGGCGCGTTCACGGACAACCCGTTCGGTCTGCAGAACTTCCAGAACATCATCGCGCAGAACCACGCCCGCTTCATCGAGTAAGCGGTCGCGCCCTGGGCGCGATGGTGTGAACCGAGGGCCGGCTTCCCGCGAAGGTGCGGGGCCGGCCCTTCGGCTTTGCGGGGATGGGTTGCTTGGGCTGGCTTCTCGCGTGGGTGCGGGGCTGGCCCTTTGGCTTTGTGGGGATGTGTTGTCTGGGGCTGGCTTCCCGCGTGGGTGCGGGGCCGGCCCTTTGGCTTTGCGGGGGGATGTATTGCTTGGGGGCCGGGCCGGTTTCCCCAGGGGGCCCCGTTCAGCGCGGGGGCGATGCGTGGCGTTGCGCACGTGTGGAGCCGAGCCTTTCTCTACCGGAGAGGAGGCCAGCTTGCGGCGAACGCGGAGCCGGGACTTCGCGATCGGGGCCGGCTTCCGCGCAGGTACGGGCCGGCCTTCTGTCTCGAAGGGGGCTCTGGCTGCTTGCGATCGTGCCGTGGTGAATCGAGCCCGGGGCGATGCAGGGAGCTCTACCTGAGACCTCTGCGTGGCTCCTCGGCTCAACACCCTTCGCGGTTGAGGCCCACGAGGCTTCTTCGCTCAGCGCCCTTCGCGGTTCAGCCGCTCGATGTCGCGAAGGAGGCGATCGGTGGATTCGCTGTCCGCGCTGTCGTAGTAGCCGCGAATCTGTCCGGCCTTGTCCACGAGGACGAAGTGCGTGCCGTGGAAGATGGAGAGCAGGTCGTCCTCGGGCGTGCCGGCCTCACGGCCCATGCTGATCTTGAAGCCGTTGACGATGGTGTCCTTGAGCTGCTCGTAGTCGCCAGTGAGGAAGCTCCAGCGGCTGAAGTCGGCGCCGTGGCGCTGGCCGTATTCGGCGAGGCGCTCGGGCGTGTCGTACTTGGGGTCCACCGAGAAGGACACGAGCTGGAGCTGCTCACCGAGCGACGCCGTGCGCTCCTGCACGCCGACCATCTTCCGCGTGAAGGCGGGGCAGACGGTGGGGCAGCGGGTGAAGATGAAGTTGGCCACGAAGGGCCGGCCCCGGAGCTGCGCGCTGCCGAAGGGCTTGCCGTCATGACGGGTGAAGGTGAACTCCGGCATGGCGCCGAGCTGGGGCAGCGGCTCGCTGCTCCCGCGCAGCAGGGCGACACCCGCCGCGAGCGCGAAGCCGAGCGCGACGACGGCGATGCCGGCCCAGAAACCGGGGCGCTGCGTGAGACGGACGGGAGGGGCCGCGAGGGTGGATTCGGCGGACATGGGCTCCCCAGGTAACGGAAGCCCGGGGCCGGCACAAGCGCGGCCGGCCGTCCTGCGACATCATGTCTTCTCAAGGGATGTAGGTGGCGCATGGCCGCCTCCGGGGCAGGCAGGCCCGGCTCGGGACGCAGGCTCTCGCGGAACCGCGACCCGGAAGCGCCTCCGTCTTGGCGTCGTGGACGTGGGAGAGCCGACATCTCCGAGGAGCTTCCCGCCGGGTGCGAGCAGGTTCGCTCGTGGACGTGGGCTCTGAGCTTCGGCCCGGCAGGTGCGAGCAGGAGCGCTGCTGGGCATGGTGGCGGGAGTCCGCGGACGTGGGGCTCGAGATACGGCTCGGCAGGTGTGAGCAGGTTCGTTCGTGGCCACGGTGCCCGGGGGGCTCATGGACATGGGCTCCGGGAACGGCCCACCAGGGTGGCGAAGCAGGGGCTCGGGTGGGAGTCGCGGGTGCCTTGAGGGGACCCGTGCCGCGTGCTACCCGAGGGGTGGTGATGCTCGCCGAGCACCCCACCTCCGGCCATGACATGACGACCCACCTTCCGGCCTCGAGGTACAAAGCCGCCTCGCTGCTGACAGTGCTCCTGGGACTGTTGCCGACAGAAGTGCTCGCGTGCCCGTCCTGCACGCTGCGGGCACCCGAGTCGACGGTGCGCTCGGCGTTGTTGCTCGGAGCGCTGGTGCTTGCGCCGTTCCTGCTCGTGGGCGTGGGCATCTGGGCCGCCCGCAGGTCGATGCGCGAGGAACACCCGTGAAGGCGCTGCCCACTGGTACCGTCGCGAAGGCGCTGTCCGCGCAGGTACCGGAACCCACGTCTGCACCACACGCTCCAGCGCCGAGCAACGCGGGCGTGCCGGAGCCCACGTCCACACCACGCGCTCCGGCGCCGAGCCACACGGGGACGCTGTCGCTCCCCGAGGACGCGAGCACGCACGGACACCGCATCGACGCACTGCTCGCCTGGAGCCACCGCTTCGACGCGGTGCTCATCACGGTGGCGCTCGGGTGGCTGGTGCTTGCGGTGTGGCGCTTCCGCAAGGCGAAGCAGGCCGCGTCGGACGGAGGCACACGGCGCTCGCGAGCGTGGGTGCTGGGCCTGGCGCTCGGTGCGTTCGTGGTGGTGGATGGGACGTTGCTCCTCGGCTCGGAGGGCTACCTGCGCGACGTGCTGTGGAACTTCAGCGTGCCCTCGGAGGACCCGCGCACGGTGCGCATCGAAATCAACGCGCACCAGTGGTCCTGGGAGGCGCGCTACGCCGGCGAGGACGGACGCTTCAACACCTCCGACGACGTGGTGACGTGGAATGACCTGCGCGTCCCGGTGGGCGTGCCCGTCTGGGTGCAGCTCGTGTCCACGGACGTGGTGCACGGCTTCTCGCTGCCGCACTTCCGCGTGAAGCTGGATGCGATTCCGGGCCGTGTGAATCAGACGTGGTTCCAGGCCGCCCGCGAGGGTGCGTGGGAGGCCGCCTGCTACCAGCACTGCGGAACCAGCCACTACCGGATGCGCGGCGTGCTCACGGCCATGTCTCCAGAATCATATGCAACCTGGTTGCGTGAAGCCGGGAAGCAATCCGCGCAGGCCTGGGACGCGGAAGACGTCGCGGCCCACTGGGGCTGGGAGTGGAAGGCGCCATGAATCTGTTCGCCTCGGACCACAAGGCGGTGGCGCGGCGGTACCTGTGGGGCGGGCTGGGCTTCCTGCTGCTCGGAGGACTGCTGGCGCTCATCATCCGCTGGCAGTGGGCGTATCCGGGACAGCCGGTGCCCGGGCTCGCGTGGGCCATGCCCGAGTCCCACGGCGCGATGACTCCGCCCGCGTACACGGCCGTGTTCACCATGCACGGCCTCATCATGATTTTCTTCGCGGTGACGCCGCTGCTCTTCGGCGCGCTGGGGCACTTCGTCCTGCCGCTGTCCATCGGCGCTCGAGGGCTCGCGTTCCCCCGGCTGTCGGTGCTGGGTTTCTGGCTCTACGCGCTCGGTGGAGCGCTGGTGCTGGGCTCGTTCGCGGTGCGGCTCGGCCCTGCGAGCGCGGGGTGGACGTCGTATCCGCCGCTCTCCACCTCGGTCTTCACGCCGAGCCTCGGACAGACGCTGGTGACGGTGGCCGTGCTGTGCGCCGCGGCGTCCTCGTTCCTCTATGGGCTGAACTTCGTCGTCACCGTGGTGCGGTGCCGCGCGCCGGGGATGACGTGGGGCCGGCTCACGTTGACGGTGTGGGGACTGTTCTTCGCCTCGGTGCTCAACGTGCTCTTCGTGCCGGTGCTCGCGGCGGCGACGGCGCTGCTGCTGATGGACCGGTTGCTGGGCACGCAGTTCTTCATCGCGGGCGCGGCGGCGGTGGGCGGAGGCGGCGACCCGGTGGTGTACCAGCACCTCTTCTGGCTGTTCGGTCACCCGGAGGTCTACATCCTGATTCTCCCCGCGTGGGGGATGGTCGGTGACTTCGTCGCCTTCTTCAGCCGCAAGCCCGCACACGGCTACCGGCTGACTGCGGGAGCGATGGGCGTGGTGACGGCGCTGAGCGGGCTCGTGTACGCGCACCACCTGTTCACCAGCGGGATGTCACCGGTGCTCGGGCGCACGTTCATGGTGCTCACGCTGCTCATCTCGCTGCCCGCGGAGGTGATGTACCTCAACTGGCTGATGACGCTGTGGCGGGGGAGCGTGCGGCTCACGTCTCCGATGCTCGCGGCGCTGGGCACGATGGTTGTCTTTGGCCTGGGCGGCATCACCGGCCTCTCGCTGGGCGCGGTGGCCACGGACGTGCCGCTGCACGGGACGCTGTGGGTGGTGGGCCACTTCCACCTGACGATGGGCGCGGCGAGCTTCCTCGCCGTCTTCGCGGGGCTGTACTTCTGGTTCCCGAAGATGTTCGGGCGTGCGCTGCACGAGGGGCTCGCGAAGGCGCACGTGGTGTCGAGCGCGGTGCTGTTCCTCGGCGTCTTCGGCGGGCAGCTCGCGGCGGGCTACGCGGGCCAATTGCGACGGCTGTATGACCCGTACCAGTACACGTACCTGAAGCACCTGCTGCCGCTGAACCAGTGGACGTCGGCGTGCGCGTTCCTGCTCGGCGCGGCGCAGGTGCTGTTCATCGTGAACCTGGTGTGGACGTTGTCGAGGGGCCGCGTGGTGGGAGCGAACCCGTGGAAGGTGGGGACGCTCGAATGGACGTGTACGCCGAGCCCGCCGCCCGCATGGAACTATGACCCCGTGCCCGTGGTGCTGCGCGGACCGCATGCGCTGTCGCAGCCCGAGGTGCTCGAGCGGCTGGGGCGCGACTGGATGGGGCAGGCGGAGTCGTTCCCGGAGGAATCCGAGACGGAGCCGGGGCAAGCGGAGGGCGTGGGCGGAATGTCCACGTCGGGAGGTGCTGCATGAGTCCCACGGTGCTCGCGCGCGGGAGGAAGTCATGAGGCCTTCGATGTCCATGCGTGTGCCTTCGAGCGAGGAAGAGGGCTCGCAGCGGGACGCGGAGACGCGGTGGCTCGGCACGGTGCTGGGGCTCGCGGCGTGGACGATGTTCTTCGTCTCGCTGTCCTTCGCGGTCGGCTGGTACCGCATGCGCGAGCCGTGGCCGCCGCTGCCCATCTCCACCGTGCTGCTCGCGCTGCCGGGCCTGCCGCTCGTCTTCAGCAGCGCGATGCTCCACCGGGCCGCGCGCGTCCAGCCCGTCAGTCCCCGTGAAGCGCGGCGGCTGTTGCGCCTGCTCGGAATGACGCTGGCGTCGGGCGCGGTCTTCGTCGCGATGCAGGCGGCGTGGACGCATCTCGCCTTCTGGAACCACCACTTCCGCATCCCCGATGACGGCGTGCCCGCCTCGGCCTTCTACGGCCTCACCGCGCTGCATGCGCTGCACGTGCTCGTTGTGCTCGCGGGCGTGTTCTTCTCCACCGTGCGCTTGAAGCGGAGCGCGGAAGTGGGGGACTCGCTGCGGCGGCTGTCGCTCGGCGGGTACTTCGTGACGGCGATGTGGCTGCTCCTCTTCGTGGCGGTGTACCTCCCATGAGCGCTCACCGTTTCGCGACTGCGGCCCTGCTGCTCTCCGTGGCCGCGTGCAGCTCCAAGCCCGCGCCCACCTTCGAGCCGCTGAAGCTCGCCGACGGCCGCGTCATCCCGGCACAGACGCTGTCGCGCGGGCACGCGGTGTACACGCACTACTGCGCGTCCTGTCACGGCGAGCAGGGAGACGGACAGGGCCCGGCGGGACGGGGCATGCGGCCGGTGCCTCGGAGCTTCCGCCAGGGCCTCTTCAAGTTCGGCGGAGTCGCCGCGGGCGAACTGCCCACGGACGACGCGCTGAAGCGCACGCTGCGCCGGGGCCTGCACGGCACGCCGATGTTCGCCTGGGATGTCCCCGACTCGGACCAGGACGCCGTCATCCAGTACCTGAAGACGTTCAGCCCGCGCTGGAAGGACGAGCCCCCCGGCCAGCCGCTGTCCCCCACGCCGGACCCGTGGAAGGGCCGCGAGCCCGAGGCCGTGGAGCGAGGCCGCGTCGTCTACCACGTGGCGGGCGCGGGGAACGCGGGCTGCGCGAGCTGCCACGTCGCGTACCTGCCTCGCGCGGAACTGGCCGCGTTGATGGAGAAGGCGCTGGGCCGCAAGGTGGACCTGTCGAAGGTGGACCCGTACACCTCGCAGCCGAGGGACTCCGAGCACGCGGTGGCCGTCGACGCCAAGGGAGAGCCCACGCAGACGGCGAAGGTGCTTCCGCCGGACTTCCTCTTCCACCCGCTGCGCACCGTCTGGCCCGAGGGCGACACCGTGGAAGGCGCCCCCTACACCGCCGAGCGCCAGCGCGAGGACCTCTACCGCGTCATCGCCGCGGGCGTGGGCGGCGCGGCCATGCCCACGTGGAAGGGCGCCATCCCCGAGGAGAACCTCTGGGCGCTCGCCTACTACGTCCAGTCGCTCGTCCGCCTCCAGGACACCGACGAGGCCCGCGCCCTCAAGGAGCGCCTCCGGACCTCCTCGGCCGTCCAGTGAGAGCGGACTGATTCTGGAATCAAATAACTACAAAACGGACGAAACGTTTTCTCAGCCGCGACGAAAATGTGGGCACGAAGCATCTCCGACCCCCCAGGAGCCAAGTCGTGACCACCTATTCTGTTCGCAGCGGCGACACCCTCGGCGCCCTGGCCCGGCGTTTCAACACGTCGGTGGACAAGCTGGCGAAGGCCAACAACATCTCCAACCCGAACCTCATCTACGTCGGGCAGAAGCTCGTCGTGGACGGGTTCGACGCGCCCCGTGCGGCGGGCGGCGGTTCGGGTGGCTCCAGCTACACGGTGAAGTCCGGCGACACGCTGAGTGGAATCGCGGGCCGGTACGGCACGTCGGTGAGCGCGCTCCAGCAGGCGAACGGCATCAAGAACCCGAATCTCATCTACGCCGGCCAGAAGCTCACGATTCCGGGCAGCGGCGGTGCGGCGCCGACGAAGCCGTCGGGCGGCGGTGGCGGTGGCTCGTACACGGTGAAGTCGGGTGACACGCTGAGCGGAATCGCGGGCCGGTATGGCACGTCGGTGAGCGCGCTCCAGCAGGCGAACGGCATCAAGAACCCGAACCTCATCTACGTGGGGCAGAAGCTCACGATTCCGGGCGGCGGCTCGTCGCCGGGTAAGCCGTCGAATCCGCCGCCGGTGGGTGGCGTGAACGGGCCGAAGCCGGCGCCGGGTGGCTCGGCCGGGGTGACGGTGGCGCAATTGCGCGGGGTGATGCCGAACCTGTCGGAGGCGAAGGCGAAGCAGTACCTGCCGTACCTGAACCAGGCGATGGCCGAGGCGAACATCACCACGCCGCAGCGCAAGGCGATGTTCCTGGCGCAGCTCGCGCATGAGAGCGGCGAGCTCCGCTACATGGAGGAGATTGCCTCGGGCGCGGCGTACGAGGGCCGCTCGGACCTGGGCAACACGCAGCCGGGCGACGGCGTGCGCTACAAGGGCCGTGGCCCCATCCAGCTCACCGGCCGAGCCAACTACCGGGCCGCGGGCAGGGCGCTGGGCATCGACCTGGAAGGCCACCCCGAGCGTGCGAAGGACCCGGACGTCGCGTTCCGCATCGCGGGTTGGTACTGGTCGTCGCGCAACCTCAACAGCTACGCGGACGCGGGCAACTTCCGCGAGGTCACCCGCCGCATCAACGGCGGCTACAACGGCATGGCGAGCCGCGAGGCCTACTACCGCCGCGCGCAGAACGTGTTCTGAGTCGCGCTGCCTGGATGACACGGAAGTGACGCGAGGACCGTGGGCCGGTGGGGCCGCGGTCCTCGTGGTGTTTCTGGAGGATGGTGGGCGCGAGCCCGCGAGGGAGATGGACTCCGACGTGGGGCGCTGAGCGGGTGGCTCTCAATGGCCGCCCCCGGACACAGGCGGCGGCGGAAGGAACGTTCGTTCCGCGAGCCACCCGGTCCGAAGGTGCCTGGGCGGAAGGAACGTTCGTTCCAGGAGTCGCTGTCCGACGGGGCTCGGCCGGAAGGAACGTTCATTCCGCGAGTCCGCCGCCCGGGTGCAGGGGCCTTGGCGGAAGGAACGTTCGTTCCGCGAGCCACCCGGTCCCGGGGCGGTGCCCGCTGCGTCTCACGCAAGAGACGGAGGCATCCAGCGAATGCGATGCCGGGTCGAGCCACGGGCCTGATCTCAGGCACCTGCCGCTGGTCCACCCGCTGCAATGGGCCGGTCGTTCCCTTCAGGAGCGCGCCCATGTCCCGAATCGACCCTTCCGGCAGTCCCGCCGTTCCCCTCGACACGACCTTGGAGACCGGCGCGGCGCCGCCTCCGTCCAAGGCGAAGGCGAGGGAGGCCTCCGCTCCCACCTCCACTGCTCGCAACGAGGTGCGCGCCTACGACGGACCTGCCGCTCACGCACCCAAGGGCCCCGCCTCCCAGCCAGCGCCGTCCTCATCCGGACAGGCCATCTCCGCGGGAGAGCTGACGGCGCGCGGCGGCAGGCTCGGCCCTTCAAACGCTTCCTCGTCCGAGGTGCCGGACAACGTCTACTCGGACATCCGCTCGCAGCTGACGTGGCGGTTTGGAAACCTGTGCATCAACGAGAGCAACGTGAAGGCGGTGCACACGGCGCTCGGGACGTTGCAGCCGGGGGCCTACCGCGTAGCGCTGGACAGGATGGAGCGCGACGGCCTGCTCGCGGACTACGTGAAGGCGCAGGACCCGGCCACGCGGAAGGCCTTCCTGGAGCAGGCCGAGTCCAAGGGCATGCTGGAGCGTCGCAAGGGCACGGCTCCGGCGGGACCGCTGGGCTACCCGGCCGAGCCTGACTTCTTCCGCAATGACCCGAAGCTTCTCGAGTCGATGCGCAAGGCGGTGAACGAGCACGCCATGGATGTGGGCTCCGCCTACTACCGGGCCCACGCCGAGTACCTCGGCCGCTACGTGGACGCCGTGAACGACGCGAAGAGCCTGCGCGACATCCGAGCGCTGGGGGAGCCGAGAGGGGCGCAGCTCAAGGACAACGTCCTCGGCATCGGCAGGAAGGACCCGGCGGGCGAGTCGTACGCGGCGGAGTGGCGACGCGCCATCGGGCAGCCGCGCTCGCTCAACCTCGCGTACCAGACGGTGAACGCGCGGTACCGCGAGCTGACCGATGAGCGGGCAGGAGGCAGCATCCTGCTTCATGGCAAGGGCTCGGTGACGTCCCACGGCGTCAAGCTGAGCGAGCAGGTGCAGGTGGATACCCGGGGCAAGGCGGGTGCGAAGACGGAGGCGGGCGTGGTGCTGAGCGGCGGGCGCCTGGAGGTCGAGCTGAGTCAGGACTCGAAGGGGACGAAGAACGTGGAGACGACGCTGGACCTGGGTCTCCTCAAGCTCAGCGTGGACTCGGAGGGGACCAGGAAGGCGGAGCTGAGCGCGGGCAAGCTCGCCAGTGTGTTCGTGACCATCAACAAGGAGAAGGCGGAGCTCGGCGGCGGTGTCCTCGCCGAGGTCGAGGCCGGTGAGAGCAAGCTCGAGGGCGAGGCGGGCTACACGATGAAGGGGCTCACGCCCGACCGGGTGCGCGAGTCCTTCGACAAGGACCACCGTGGTGTCTTCGACCTCCCGCGCGAGCTGGAGGCCGGGAAGTCCTGGGACGCGCTCACCGACAAGCAGCGGGCGGCCTACGAGAAGGAAGCCTGGACCCGCGAGGAGTGGACGCAGACCCTGGCCCGAGAACAGCGCAAGCGCCAATAGCTCACGGCCCGAACCTCAACGCCGGCAAGCACTGGTAGCGTGCACGGCTTCGAACCCAGATACCGTGCACTCGGCGGTAGCGTCACGGCCCGCGCTCAGCGGAGGTTCGCGGGCAGCAGCTTCTCCACCACGACGATGTCCTGCCACACGCCATCCATGAGGGCGTGCTTCTCGTGCAGGCCCACTTCGCGGAAGCCGAGGCTCGCGAGCAGGGCGCGGCTGCGCGTGTTGGTGGCGAAGACGCGCGAGGTGAGCTTGTGGAAGCCGGCGGCCTCGACGGCCTCCAGCAGTGCCTCCATGGCGAGCCGTCCCGCGCCGAGGCCTCGCGCATCCGGGGCCACGTAGATGCTGAAGTCGGCGATGCCCGCGTAGCACTCGCGCGGGCTGTACGCGCTGCTGGAGGCGAAGGCGATGACGCGGCCTGTGTCCTCCACCACCATGACGGGGTGGCGTCCTCCCAGCCACTTCGCGATGTCCTCGGGCGTGCGCGGCCGGGTCTCGAAGGTGGAGCGGCGCTCCGCGATGCCGGCGTTGTAGATGTCCGCGATGGCCGCGCAGTCCCCGGGCGTGGCGGCGCGCGTGCGGAGGCGGGTGCGGCTCATGAGGGCTCCGTCGGCAACGTCTCACGCGGAGCGCTTGCGTCTTCGGGCTCCGGCTTCGGGCTCATCATGTACGCGGCCGCCAGGGTCAGGTGCCAGGGGAAGAGGAGGATGGTCAGCAGCGACAGGGAGAGGCCCCCCAGCGCCGCCGACGCGGCGGGAATCAGCCACAGCAGCCCCTGGAGGGTCAGGCCCATGACGCCCAGGCGTTGCAGCGAGCGGACCCCAATCCACTGGCCGAAGAGGGCCAGCAGGGGCGGGGTGACCACCAGCCCCACCTGAATCATGCGGAGCGACTCCCACTGGTCGAGCGGGTAGTTGCCGCGGGGGCCGGACAGCAGCGCCACGAAGACGAGCTGGACCACCATGGAAAGCACCGTGACGCCCACGGCCCGCCAGGAAAAGTCCTGCTTCGGGCCGCGGTTGTCTCCGGCCTGCTGTCGCACGGCTTCCAGCACGTCCGGATGCACTTCCAGCGCGTACGGGTAGCCCAGCTCCATCAGGGCCTCCATCGCCGCGGCGCGCACCGAGCGTCCGTTGCTGCCCGTCCTGTCGCGAGCCTCCTCGGGCAGGTCCATCAGTGACAGCAGGAAGTCCGCCCGGGCGCGCGGTGTCTCGTCACCGGCGGGCGGCCGGGCAATCGCCGCGAGGAGCGCATCCACCTCGGCCTGGATGACTCCGGGCGAGCTCATCGCATCCTTCAACTCGGCGAGCGATTGCGCGGGCACCCACGGTGCCACCGGGGCTTCTTCCAGCGAGGAGGAGTCAGCGGCAACCGGCGGTGCGGGACGGGTTCGGGACGAGGCCATGGTGGGCGGAGGACAGTCTACCGCCAGGGCGCGCGGCCGGTGCTCGCTGGCGTCGGCCGGGGGGCGGGGGAGCGGGCTCGCGGTGGGGCAAGGCCCGGTCCACATGTGCACCCTACCCGCGTCACCCCATCACGACGAGCGAGGAAGCG comes from Pyxidicoccus parkwaysis and encodes:
- a CDS encoding O-acetyl-ADP-ribose deacetylase; the protein is MKLELVKGDITKVDADAIVNAANSSLLGGGGVDGAIHRAAGPELLAECRDLRGCPAGQAKLTKGYRLPARHVIHTVGPVWRGGNASEEAVLARCYKSVFALVEQHGLRSVAFPSISTGAYGFPIEKAAPIALREIHAALERLPRLEKVTVVLFSPGDLEVYQRALAAAPASNPGGNV
- a CDS encoding SCO family protein, coding for MSAESTLAAPPVRLTQRPGFWAGIAVVALGFALAAGVALLRGSSEPLPQLGAMPEFTFTRHDGKPFGSAQLRGRPFVANFIFTRCPTVCPAFTRKMVGVQERTASLGEQLQLVSFSVDPKYDTPERLAEYGQRHGADFSRWSFLTGDYEQLKDTIVNGFKISMGREAGTPEDDLLSIFHGTHFVLVDKAGQIRGYYDSADSESTDRLLRDIERLNREGR
- a CDS encoding cytochrome c oxidase subunit II, which gives rise to MKALPTGTVAKALSAQVPEPTSAPHAPAPSNAGVPEPTSTPRAPAPSHTGTLSLPEDASTHGHRIDALLAWSHRFDAVLITVALGWLVLAVWRFRKAKQAASDGGTRRSRAWVLGLALGAFVVVDGTLLLGSEGYLRDVLWNFSVPSEDPRTVRIEINAHQWSWEARYAGEDGRFNTSDDVVTWNDLRVPVGVPVWVQLVSTDVVHGFSLPHFRVKLDAIPGRVNQTWFQAAREGAWEAACYQHCGTSHYRMRGVLTAMSPESYATWLREAGKQSAQAWDAEDVAAHWGWEWKAP
- a CDS encoding cytochrome c oxidase subunit I; this translates as MNLFASDHKAVARRYLWGGLGFLLLGGLLALIIRWQWAYPGQPVPGLAWAMPESHGAMTPPAYTAVFTMHGLIMIFFAVTPLLFGALGHFVLPLSIGARGLAFPRLSVLGFWLYALGGALVLGSFAVRLGPASAGWTSYPPLSTSVFTPSLGQTLVTVAVLCAAASSFLYGLNFVVTVVRCRAPGMTWGRLTLTVWGLFFASVLNVLFVPVLAAATALLLMDRLLGTQFFIAGAAAVGGGGDPVVYQHLFWLFGHPEVYILILPAWGMVGDFVAFFSRKPAHGYRLTAGAMGVVTALSGLVYAHHLFTSGMSPVLGRTFMVLTLLISLPAEVMYLNWLMTLWRGSVRLTSPMLAALGTMVVFGLGGITGLSLGAVATDVPLHGTLWVVGHFHLTMGAASFLAVFAGLYFWFPKMFGRALHEGLAKAHVVSSAVLFLGVFGGQLAAGYAGQLRRLYDPYQYTYLKHLLPLNQWTSACAFLLGAAQVLFIVNLVWTLSRGRVVGANPWKVGTLEWTCTPSPPPAWNYDPVPVVLRGPHALSQPEVLERLGRDWMGQAESFPEESETEPGQAEGVGGMSTSGGAA
- a CDS encoding cytochrome c oxidase subunit 3 produces the protein MRPSMSMRVPSSEEEGSQRDAETRWLGTVLGLAAWTMFFVSLSFAVGWYRMREPWPPLPISTVLLALPGLPLVFSSAMLHRAARVQPVSPREARRLLRLLGMTLASGAVFVAMQAAWTHLAFWNHHFRIPDDGVPASAFYGLTALHALHVLVVLAGVFFSTVRLKRSAEVGDSLRRLSLGGYFVTAMWLLLFVAVYLP
- a CDS encoding c-type cytochrome, which codes for MSAHRFATAALLLSVAACSSKPAPTFEPLKLADGRVIPAQTLSRGHAVYTHYCASCHGEQGDGQGPAGRGMRPVPRSFRQGLFKFGGVAAGELPTDDALKRTLRRGLHGTPMFAWDVPDSDQDAVIQYLKTFSPRWKDEPPGQPLSPTPDPWKGREPEAVERGRVVYHVAGAGNAGCASCHVAYLPRAELAALMEKALGRKVDLSKVDPYTSQPRDSEHAVAVDAKGEPTQTAKVLPPDFLFHPLRTVWPEGDTVEGAPYTAERQREDLYRVIAAGVGGAAMPTWKGAIPEENLWALAYYVQSLVRLQDTDEARALKERLRTSSAVQ
- a CDS encoding LysM peptidoglycan-binding domain-containing protein, which translates into the protein MTTYSVRSGDTLGALARRFNTSVDKLAKANNISNPNLIYVGQKLVVDGFDAPRAAGGGSGGSSYTVKSGDTLSGIAGRYGTSVSALQQANGIKNPNLIYAGQKLTIPGSGGAAPTKPSGGGGGGSYTVKSGDTLSGIAGRYGTSVSALQQANGIKNPNLIYVGQKLTIPGGGSSPGKPSNPPPVGGVNGPKPAPGGSAGVTVAQLRGVMPNLSEAKAKQYLPYLNQAMAEANITTPQRKAMFLAQLAHESGELRYMEEIASGAAYEGRSDLGNTQPGDGVRYKGRGPIQLTGRANYRAAGRALGIDLEGHPERAKDPDVAFRIAGWYWSSRNLNSYADAGNFREVTRRINGGYNGMASREAYYRRAQNVF
- a CDS encoding arsinothricin resistance N-acetyltransferase ArsN1 family A, which produces MSRTRLRTRAATPGDCAAIADIYNAGIAERRSTFETRPRTPEDIAKWLGGRHPVMVVEDTGRVIAFASSSAYSPRECYAGIADFSIYVAPDARGLGAGRLAMEALLEAVEAAGFHKLTSRVFATNTRSRALLASLGFREVGLHEKHALMDGVWQDIVVVEKLLPANLR